A single Ammospiza caudacuta isolate bAmmCau1 chromosome 14, bAmmCau1.pri, whole genome shotgun sequence DNA region contains:
- the SMARCA1 gene encoding probable global transcription activator SNF2L1 — MEPGPGEEPRASTSSATAAAPEPGPEEKNDPPFQLKLPPKAARPEKEVDPEYEEKMKADRAKRFEFLLKQTELFAHFIQPAAQKSPTSPLKVKLGRPRLKKDEKQSLISAGEYRHRRTEQEEDEELLSESRKSSNVCIRFEESPSYVKGGTLRDYQVRGLNWMISLYENGVNGILADEMGLGKTLQTIALLGYLKHYRNIPGPHMVLVPKSTLHNWMNEFKRWVPSLRAVCLIGDKDARAAFIRDVMMPGEWDVCVTSYEMVIKEKSVFKKFNWRYLVIDEAHRIKNEKSKLSEIVREFKTTNRLLLTGTPLQNNLHELWALLNFLLPDVFNSADDFDSWFDTKNCLGDQKLVERLHAVLKPFLLRRIKGEVEKSLPPKKEVKIYLGLSKMQREWYTRILMKDIDILNSAGKMDKMRLLNILMQLRKCCNHPYLFDGAEPGPPYTTDTHLITNSGKMLVLDKLLAKLREQGSRVLLFSQMTRLLDILEDYCMWRGYEYCRLDGQTPHEEREEAIDTFNAPNSSKFIFMLSTRAGGLGINLATADVVILYDSDWNPQVDLQAMDRAHRIGQKKPVRVFRLITDNTVEERIVERAEIKLRLDSIVIQQGRLIDQQSNKLAKDEMLQMIRHGATHVFASKDSELTEEDITTILERGEKKTAEMNERLQKMGESSLRNFTMDTEMSLYNFEGEDYREKQKLSMMEWIEPPKRERKANYAVDAYFREALRVSEPKVPKAPRPPKQPNIQDFQFFPPRLFELLEKEILYYRKTIGYKVPRNPDLPNAAQVQKEEQKKIDESMPLNTEESEEKEKLLTQGFTNWNKRDFNQFIKANEKYGRDDIDNIAREVEGKSPEEVIEYSAVFWERCNELQDIERIMAQIERGEARIQRRISIKKALDAKIARYKAPFHQLRIQYGTNKGKNYTEEEDRFLICMLHKMGFDKENVYEELRQCVRNAPQFRFDWFIKSRTAMEFQRRCNTLISLIEKENMEIEEKERAEKKKRGAKVTASQKRKADLAAENSGKKDAKKVKS; from the exons AAAAATGATCCCCCATTCCAACTCAAACTTCCTCCAAAAGCAGCGAGACCTGAAAAAGAAGTTGACCCAGAATATGAAGAGAAGATG AAAGCAGATCGAGCGAAGAGGTTTGAGTTCCTCCTGAAGCAGACAGAACTTTTTGCACATTTTATTCAACCTGCAGCACAAAAATCACCAACATCTCCACTGAAAGTCAAGCTGGGACGGCCACGGttgaagaaagatgaaaaacagAGTTTGATTTCAGCTGGGGa GTACCGCCACAGGCGCAcggagcaggaggaggatgaggagctctTGTCCGAGAGCCGGAAAAGCTCCAACGTGTGCATTCGGTTTGAGGAGTCCCCTTCAT ATGTGAAAGGAGGAACACTGAGAGATTATCAGGTTAGAGGTTTGAACTGGATGATCTCATTGTATGAAAATGGAGTTAATGGCATTCTGGCAGATGAAATG GGGCTTGGTAAGACTCTGCAGACAATAGCTTTATTGGGCTATCTGAAGCATTACAGGAACATTCCTGGGCCACACATGGTCCTGGTTCCAAAATCAACTTTGCATAACTGGATGAATGAATTCAAGCGCTGGGTTCCATCCTTACGTGCTGTTTGCCTTATTGGAGATAAAGATGCCAGA gctgcaTTTATCCGTGATGTTATGATGCCTGGTGAATGGGATGTTTGTGTTACATCATATGAAATGGTAATTAAAGAGAAATCAGTCTTCAAGAAATTTAACTGGAGGTACCTGGTAATCGATGAAGCCCACAGAATAAAGAATGAGAAGTCTAAG CTGTCAGAGATTGTACGTGAGTTCAAGACAACAAATCGATTGCTGCTTACAGGAACTCCTTTACAGAATAACCTCCATGAGCTATGGGCATTACTCAATTTCCTTTTACCTGATGTCTTCAATTCTGCAGAT GATTTTGACTCGTGGTTTGACACTAAAAATTGTCTCGGTGATCAGAAACTTGTAGAAAGACTTCATGCT GTTTTGAAGCCATTTCTCTTACGTCGTATAAAAGGTGAAGTAGAAAAGAGTTTGCCTCCAAAGAAGGAAGTAAAAATTTATCTTGGGCTCAGCAAAATGCAGAGAGAATG GTACACCAGGATCCTGATGAAAGACATTGATATCCTGAACTCAGCTGGCAAGATGGATAAGATGCGCCTGCTGAACATTCTGATGCAGCTGCGGAAGTGCTGTAACCACCCTTACCTGTTTGATGGTGCTGAGCCTGGCCCTCCTTACACCACTGACACTCATCTCATCACCAACAGTGGCAAAATGTTAGTTCTGGATAAGCTGCTGGCAAAACTCAGAGAGCAGG GTTCCAGAGTTCTGCTCTTCAGTCAGATGACTCGTTTGCTGGATATTTTGGAAGACTATTGCATGTGGCGTGGTTATGAGTACTGCAGGCTTGATGGGCAGACACCACATGAGGAGAGAGAG gaagcAATTGACACATTTAATGCTCCTAACAGCAGTAAATTCATTTTCATGCTGAGTACCAGAGCTGGAGGTCTTGGAATTAATTTGGCAACTGCTGATGTGGTTATTCTCTATGATTCAGATTGGAACCCTCAAGTAGATCTGCAAGCCATG GACCGTGCGCATCGTATTGGTCAAAAGAAACCAGTACGGGTGTTCCGACTTATCACTGATAATACTGTTGAAGAGAGGATTGTAGAAAGAGCTGAAATAAAACTGAGACTGGACTCTATAGTTATACAACAAG GAAGGCTCATAGACCAGCAGTCCAACAAACTGGCAAAAGATGAAATGCTGCAGATGATCCGGCACGGGGCCACGCACGTGTTTGCTTCCAAAGACAGTGAGCTGACAGAAGAAGATATAACCACCATTTTAGAAAGAGGTGAAAAGAAG ACAGCTGAAATGAATGAACGATTGCAGAAAATGGGAGAGAGCTCCCTACGAAATTTCACTATGGACACAGAGATGAGCTTATACAACTTTGAAGGTGAAGattacagagaaaaacagaag CTGAGCATGATGGAATGGATTGAGCCTCCAAAAAGGGAACGCAAAGCCAATTATGCAGTGGATGCTTATTTCAGAGAGGCCCTACGTGTCAGTGAACCAAAAGTCCCAAAG GCTCCACGACCTCCAAAACAACCAAATATTCaggattttcagtttttcccaCCACGGTTATTTGAActtctggaaaaagaaattctgtaTTACCGTAAAACTATAGGATATAAG GTCCCCAGGAATCCTGACCTTCCAAATGCAGCTCAGGTACAAAAGGAGGAACAAAAGAAGATAGATGAGTCTATGCCTCTGAATACTGAGgaaagtgaagagaaagaaaagcttctaacacag GGTTTTACAAACTGGAATAAAAGAGATTTTAACCAGTTTATTAAAGCTAATGAGAAATATGGCCGTGATGATATAGACAATATTGCCCGTGAGGTGGAAGGAAAGTCACCTGAGGAGGTCATTGAATACTCAG cTGTTTTCTGGGAGCGTTGTAATGAGCTACAGGACATTGAGAGGATTATGGCTCAGATTGAACGAGGAGAAGCCAGAATTCAGCGGAGGATCAGTATCAAGAAAGCCCTTGATGCCAAA ATTGCAAGGTACAAAGCACCTTTTCATCAGCTGCGTATTCAGTATGGAACAAACAAAGGGAAGAATTACACAGAGGAGGAAGACAGGTTTTTGATCTGCATGTTACACAAGATGGGCTTTGACAAGGAGAACGTGTACGAGGAGCTGCGGCAGTGCGTGCGCAACGCGCCTCAGTTCCGGTTCGACTGGTTCATCAAATCCAGAACTGCCATG GAGTTTCAGAGACGCTGCAATACTCTCATATCattaatagaaaaagaaaatatggaaattgaggaaaaagaaagagctgaaaagaagaaaagaggagcCAAAGTTACAGCG tcacagaagagaaaagcagatttgGCTGCTGAGAACTCTGGAAAAAAAGATGCTAAGAAAGTGAAGTCATGA